The Candidatus Zixiibacteriota bacterium sequence TCTGGCGTTGGCGATCAAACAGCAGGGGTTGTCGGCGCGGGCGTACGACCGCATCCTGAAAGTCTCGCGCACGATTGCCGATCTTGATAACTCCGATGACATCCAGATGGGCCATGTCGCCGAGGCGATTCACTACCGGACTCTGGACCGGCACTTGTGGTTGTGACCATGCGGAGCCGTGGATCCGGCTGAAGTGGCTGTCGATCGCCTGCAGTTGGTTCGACCGCCACCGTATTGATTTGACAAAGCGACTTTACTCGCTACCTTACCCCCGCAATGTCGGTGGAACTAAACCAGAGTCGCGTTGAAAAGCTTCTTCTCGAGGCCGCCCGCTCGTTCAATACCACGCTCGAGTACGAGGAACTGATCGAGGCCGCTCTCAGGCTGGTCATGGCCGCGGTCGGCTGCGAGGGCGCCGCCATTTACCGCCACGATCCGGACCCGCGCGAGCGGCGCACGCGCTTCATGTCGTATCATAACGGCCATATGATCACGATCGGCCGCGAGCCGAGCGCGGGAGTCGTGGGCTGGATTCTCGAAAACCGCGAACCGGTGGTGATAAACAATGCCGCTGAGGATCCTCGTCTCGACCAGGAGATGGGCCGAATTACCGGGCTGCCCGCGCGATCGCTGCTGGCGCTGCCGTTAATCGGTCGCGATAAACTTATCGGCGTGGTTGAGGCGGTCAATAAACTGCATGGGGAGTTCGATCAGACTGACCTGGACATGCTCAGCGGGCTGAATCATCAGATCGCGGTGGCGATTGACAACGCCTACTTGTATCGTGAGGCCAAGCGAGAGGCTCTGGAAAAATCGCTGCTCTATGAGATCGGGCAGAAACTGTCCGGCAAGCTGTCGCTCCAGGAAGTGCTGGCCGCGATTCTGGATTCGTTGAAACAGGTCGTGAAATTCGAATCGGGCGGCGTGTTTCTTTGCGATGAGCGTGGACTGGACCTCAATGCCATCTATACGGTCGGCTATTCGGCCGAGGCATCGAATACGCTGCACATGAAGTGCGACGAGGGCCTGGTCGGCGCGGCCGCTACCTCGGGCAAGGAGATAATCGTTGACGATGTCACCGCCGACCCGCGCTATGTTCAGGCGGTTGCCACTACTCGCAGCGAAATCGCGGTGCCGATAAAGGTCGACGATCGGGTGATCGGAGTCATCAATCTTGAATCCAACGACCACAACGCCTTCGACCGTCGCCACATTTCATTGATTCGCGCATTCGCGGCACAAGCGGGGATGTCGATCGAACGGGCCAGGATGCATGAGCGGAACCTGCAGGCCAAACAGCTCCAGGCGCAGCTCGAGGTCGCCCGCGACACCCAGCGCACCTTCCTGCCCAAACGCGATCCGGTCGTGCCGGGATACGACATAAGCGGGCACAACACTTCGTCCGGCCAGGTCGGCGGCGACTACTACGATTTCATCCGCATTGTCGACAGCCATCTGGGTATCGCTATCGCCGATGTCAGCGGCAAGGGGATGCCGGCGGCGCTGATTATGGCATCGTTCCGCGCGTCGTTGATTGCCGAAATCCGCAACAACTACTCGATTCGCACGATCGGCCAGAAAGTCAATTCGCTGCTGTGCGAGTCGCTCGAACCGGGGATGTACGTGACCGCGGTCTATGGTGTGCTGGACACTAACAATCATATCTTCACGTTTGCCAATTTCGGCCACAACCCGCCGCTCTGGTTCAAGAAGGACGGTACGGTGGAGCCGCTTGTAGAGGGGGGCGTGATCCTTGGTGTCAACAAGCAGGCGACTTTCGAGGAACGCGCCTTCATGATCCAGCCGGGTGAGATGGTTGTCATGTACACCGACGGTGTCACGGAGGTATTCGACGATACCGGTCGCGAATTCGGCCGTGCGGGACTGACCGAAGTTGTGCAGAAGAACCGGACTCGCCGGAGTGCTGAGATTGCCGATGCCATTCGCGAGGCGGTGTATGCCTACGCCGGCCCGAAGCATATCTTTGATGACATCACGGTGGTGGTGATAAAGAGGTTGTAGTGCAGCCGTGGGCGGTAAAGCCTGCCCCGGATCAAGTCCGGGGCAGACTCGGCCGCCCACGGCCGTAACAGCCAAGAATGTCGGGTTTGCCGCTCTAAAAATCCATGCGGCGAACCCGACCCACAAACGTTATATTTCTCCTGCGATGAAGTTTGCCTCCACAGGAGACGCCCATGGCTCTGAAAACGTACCAGCAATATATCGACTCCCTCAAAAAACTCCGGCCCATTATCTACAAGTTCGATGAACTGATCGAAGATGTCACCGTGCATCCGGCTACCCGTCGGACTGTCGAGGGTCACGCCTGGACCTTCAAGGCGGCGCACGATGACAGGCTGCGCGACAAGGTGACCACGGTCTCGCACCTCACCGGTGAGCCGATTTCGCGGTATCTCTCGATCATTCAATCCCCTGAAGACATGTACGCCAATTCGGATATGAAGCGGCTGATGTTTCATCTCACCGGCACCTGCACCGGCGGGCGGTGCGCGGGCTGGTCGGCGCTCAACGCCATGTTCGTTACTACCTGGGAAATGGATCGCGATCTCGGCACTGATTACCACCAGCGCCTTCTCGCCTGGCTCAGAGACGCCCAGGCGCGAGATATCACCATCTCAGGTGCGCTGACCGACGCCAAGGGCGACCGCACCAAGGCGCCATCGCAACAGGCCGACAAAGATGTTTTCCTTCATCTGGTCGAAAAGCGACCGGACGGAATTGTAGTTCGCGGCGCCAAGCTGATGATCTGCGGCGTGGCGGCCGCCCAGGAGATATTTATCCTGCCCGGTTCGGCCTACAAAGAGGAAGATGCCGACTGTGCGGTTTCATTCGTGATTCCAAGAGATATCAAGGGGCTGACTATAGTCGAAACCCGACACCCGAGCGATACGCGGGACGAGGAGGAGGGGTTTGACAATCCGGTGCGCGAGGGAGGTATCACGCAGGCGTTTCTGCTCTTCGAAGACGTGTTCGTGCCAAGAGAGCGCGTCTTCATGTGCGGTGAGACCAAATACACGATGGCGGCGGTCAGTTATTTCATCATGCCGTACCGCTCGGCTATCGGCGGCTGCGTGGCCGGACAGGGGGATATCAAAATCGGCTCGGCTTTACTGACCGCCCGCACAAACGGACTTGCGGATAAGGTCTTCCGCGAGAAGGTGACCAGAATGGTTATCAACAACGAGACCACTTACGCAGTCGGTATCGCCGCGGCGGCACGTGGGAAGAAACATCCGTCGGGTGCCTGGTTGTGCGATCCGCTCCTGGCCAATGTCAACAAAGTTCACGTCGCAACTCTGCCGTACGAGACCTCGGTGCTGGCGCAGGATATAGCGGGCGGAATCGCCGAAACCGGATGCATGCCGTCGTACAAAGATTTCGAGTCCCAAAAGTACGGCCACCTGATCAAGAAGTACCTGACTGCAAAACACTCGGCCGATTCCCGCGCGCGGGCGGCGCGCCTGGTCGAGTGGACCACGATCGGCGGCGGGGTCCCCGGCTGCATGCACGGGGGCGGGTCGCCCGACGGTGCCAAGCTGGTCATAAACGCGACCGCCAAACTGGAAGAGAAAGTCCAGATCGCCAGAAAAGTGGCGGGAATAGTCGAAGAGATTCCTGATCCGGGTCGGAAATGATGTGGCAAGGCGTTGTCTTACAACCGGATACTCCAGCTGTGCCTGGGCGTCGGCTACTCCGGTGGTCTCGTTCCCGAGACCAAAAGAGGTTGGCTTAGTCTAATTCGGCTTGACGGGGGAGAGAAGAAGCAGTAAAATAATAGACTTGACCATTTGGGCCCATAGCTCAGTTGGTTAGAGCAGCTGACTCATAATCAGCGGGTCGTAGGTTCAAGTCCTACTGGGCCCAGATTGTGGGCACGGATAGGACTGAAAATGGGCAATTAGCTCAGCTGGTTAGAGCGTTCGGTTCACATCCGAGAGGTCACTGGTTCGAGTCCAGTATTGCCCATATAGAGAAAGATGATGGCAGTAATAACAAGGTACAGACCGGCCGTTTTGCCCGAGTATCGCAAAAAAACGGCTGGTCGACAAAGCGAGGAACAAACCGCATTTCCCTATACTCTGTGGGAAATGCGGTTTTTTGTTAGCTATGACTCAACCCACTAAGGAGGCCTTGCCCGTGCGCAACGATCTCGAGTTGCTGTTGAAACTTCAGGTCATCGATTACGATCTCGGCGAACTGGAACGCTCCAAAGACTACCTCCCCGACATGATGGAGAACCTTAACCGCGAAATCCAGGAGGCCAAGCAGAAAGTCATCGACACCGCCAGCGCTCTCGACGAGGCCAGGATGACGCGCAAGCGGCTCGAACTGGAAATCAAAGCCAGGGAAAGCGAGCTCCAAAAGTACCAGCAGCAGATGATGTCAATCAAAACCAACCGTGAGTACGACGCCCTGGTGGCTGAAATCGACAATATCAAGGCGGCGATTTCCAACCACGAGACCGACCTGCTCAAAACTATGGACCTGATCGACCAGCTCGACAAGGAGGGCAACCTGTGGCGGGAAAAAGAAGCCTCCATCATCGAGAACAATCAGAAGCAGCTCCAGGTGTTGCAGGAGAAGATGGATTCGATCGGCGATAAAGTCTCCGAGAAGAAAGGTTCCCGACAGGAAATCGTTCAAAGCATCTCCACCGGCGTGATGGCTACTTATGAGCGGGTGCGCAAGGGGCGGGGTGGCCGCGCCGTGGTGGTAGTTAAGAAAAAGGCGTGCAGCTCCTGTTTCAAGTCGCTTACCCCAAAGAAGATTCAGGAGATCAAGCGGGCCGATCACGTGTACACCTGCGACTACTGCGGCTGCCTCCTGTACTGGGATGAGGAGGAGTCGCCCTGATTTTCACCTGGGCCGAACGAAATCTCGAAAGCAAATGATCGATGGCTGAGTTGCTCCCCAAGACCGCACTGGCGTTCGACGATATCCTTCTCGTGCCGGCGTACTCTGAGGTGTTGCCCAAGGATGTTGATATCGCGGTTGAAATCGCGCCGGGTATCAAGCTGAATATCCCGATTATCTCGGCCGCAATGGATACTGTCACCGAGGCGGACTTGGCAATAGCGCTGGCCCGTCAGGGCGGTATCGGGGTGATTCATAAGAACATGTCGCCGGAGCGGCAGGCGGCGGAGGTCGACAAAGTTAAGCGGTCCGAATCCGGCATGATAGTCGATCCGATCACGCTTACTCCGGAAAAAACGGTCGGTGATGCCCTCCAGGTAATGCAGAAATTCTCCATTTCAGGAATTCCGATCACCAAGGGCGAGCGCCTCGTCGGCATTTTGACCAACCGCGATCTCAGGTTCATTCGTGATACGTCGCTGCCGATCGCCGATGTCATGACCCACGAAAATCTAGTCACAGTGCCCGAGGGGACCGACATCGAGACGGCCAAGGATATACTCCATAAACACCGCATCGAAAAAGTCCTGATAGTCGATGAGCAGTACCGGCTCAAGGGGATGATCACGGTCAAGGACATCATGAAGAAGATTCAGTACCCGGCGGCCGCCAAGGACGATCGTGGGCGGCTTCGGGTGGCAGCGGCGGTGGGAATCGGCGGCGACAGTGACATTCGGGCTGAGGCCCTGATTGCCGCCGGGGCTGACCTTCTGGTAATCGACAGTTCGCACGGCCACAGCAAGGGCGTGCTGAAGATGGTGGAGCAGCTCAAGAAGAAGTCCTCGGTGCCGGTAATGGCGGGCAACGTGGCCACCGGGCCAGGCGTGCAGGCGTTAATCGCCGCCGGCGCCGACTGTGTCAAAGTGGGAATCGGCCCGGGTTCGATTTGTACGACCCGCGTGGTCACCGGGGCCGGAATGCCCCAGGTGAGTGCCATTCTGAACGGAGTAGAGATGGCCGCCAAAAAAGGGACGCCGGTGATAGCCGACGGCGGCATTCGCTATTCCGGCGACATAACCAAGGCTCTCGCCTGCGGAGCTCATGCGGTAATGATCGGGTCGCTGCTGGCCGGGGTCGAGGAATCCCCCGGTGAAACGGTCCTTTTCGAGGGGCGGTCGTTCAAAATGTACCGTGGCATGGGCTCGATCGGAGCTATGCAGAAAGGTAGCTCCGACCGGTATTTCCAGGAGCATCACCTGGAGGCGGGCAAGTTTGTGCCCGAAGGTGTCGAGGGGCGTGTCCCTTACAAAGGCCACCTGGCCGATCTCATTTACCAACTGGTCGGTGGCCTGAGAGCCGGCATGGGCCTCTGCGGGGCCAGAAATCTTGCGGAACTTCGGCGCGATGCGCAGTTTGTACAAATTACAGGGGCCGGATTGGCGGAATCTCATCCCCATTCCGTGCCGATAACTAAAGAAGCGCCCAACTACCGGCGGATACTCTGATTGTCGGGCGCTACCTGAATTGGAAAGTGTTTGTGTTTGGTGATATTAACTTGAGACGACGGAAGTAGAAGGAGCAGTCGCGCTTTAGACCGACGTTTAGAGTGAGGAAAGTCCGAGCTCCACAGAATCGGGGCGCCCGGTAACGCCGGGGCGGAGCGATCCGACGGAAAGTGCCACAGAAACATACCGCCCCGACTTAGTCGGGGTAAGGGTGAAATCGCGGTGTAAGAGACCACGGCCGCGCCCAGTGATGGGCCGGTGGGCAAACCCCGCCCGGAGCAAGGCCAAATAAGGGAAGAGGAGTTGATTCGCTCCGCTTTGATTCCCGGGTAGGCCGCAGGAGCAGACCGGGCAACCGGCTGCCCAGATCAATGACTGCAGTCCCTCTCGCAGGGATGAACAGAACTCGGCTTATCTTCTGCTTTCGCTGCCTCGCTGCTTTTGGAGGCATACATGAGCCTGGTGAATAAGACCACCTCCCCCCGGTGGGAACTGGTCGGCTCCCCCGATTATAAGCTTGTGGACAGGCTCGTCCAGGAGACCTCGCTCCCCCGCAACATAGTCAAAATCCTGGTTACCCGCGGACTCGACACCCCCGAAACGATCCACCGCTTCCTCGAACCCAGCCTGAGCGATCTCAAGGATCCATTCGAGATGACCGGCATGGAACAGGGGATCGATCGGGTCACCGGGGCGCTCTACAACAACGAGAAGATTCTGATTTACGGCGATTACGATGTCGACGGCATCACGGCCACGGCGCTGCTCTATCTGGTCCTCAACAAGCTGGGTGCGAACGCCGATTTCTACCTGCCCAATCGTCTGACCGAAGGGTACGGCCTCTCGCCCGACGGGATCGACCTCGCCCGTCAGAGCGGCGTTACCCTTCTGGTTACCGTTGATACCGGTATTACCGCAGTGGCCGAGATCAAGTACGCCGCATCGCTCGGTATCGACGTAGTCGTGACCGATCATCATGAACCGGCCAACGAGCTCCCCCCGGCATTGGCTATCATAAACCCCAAGCAGTTCGCCTGTGACTACGGCGGGGAGCTGTCCGGGGTGGGGGTCGCCTACAAGTTCGCACAGGCGCTCTATCGCCGCCTCGGCCAGGACGAAAACGAGCTCCACGAGCACCTCGATCTGGTCGCGCTGGGGACATCGGCGGATATCGTGCCGCTCGTTGACGAGAATCGGGTTCTGACCAAGTTCGGCATCAAGCAAATTGCCCGCACGACCAAGCCGGGAATCAAGTCGCTGGCGTTCGTCTCGGGACTTATGGGGAAAGAGATCGGCACCGGCCAGGTGGTGTTTATCCTGGCGCCGCGCCTGAATGCGATTGGTCGACTCGGCGACGCCCGCCAGGCGGCCCGGCTTCTGGCCACACGCGACGAGCGGCTGGCGTCGGATATCGCCCGCAAGCTCGACAGCGAGAACCGTCGGCGCAAGGAGATCGACGAGCAGACGCTTCAGGAGGCGCTCGCCCAGATGGAAGACACGGTCGATCTCGAGCATGACAAGGCGATCGTGCTGGCGGCCGAGGGGTGGCACCAGGGCGTTATCGGGATTGTCGCCAGCCGTTTGGTTGAGCGCTATCATCTGCCGACAGTAATGATCGCCATCAGCGACGGCGAGGGCAAAGGTTCGGCCCGCTCGATCCCCGGTTTCCACCTGTGTGAAGCACTTAAGCAGTGCGAGCACCTGCTTATGCGCTACGGCGGGCACAAGTATGCGGCGGGGCTTTCGATCAAGGCAGAAAACATCCCCGCCTTCCGCGAACGCTTCAAGGAAGTCTCCGGTGAAAATCTGTCCAAGGACGACACCACCCCGAAGCTCAATATCGACCTGGAAATCGAACTGCACGACATCACCGACAACTTCGTGAGCATTCTTGAGCAGTTCGCGCCCTTCGGCCCGCAGAATATGAGGCCGATCTTCCTGACCCGTAACTGCGAGATAGTCGACACACCCTATGTGGTGGGCAGCAACCACCTCAAGATGCAGCTCGGCAAGGACGGGGCGGTGGTCGACGTAATAGGTTTCGGCTTTGGCCACATGGCACGCGAATTGTCGCACCGCGGTTGCCTGGTCGACGTGGTTTACGCGCTCGAGTTCAACACCTACCGGGGCATTACCAAGGTTCAGATGCGCCTTCGCGACATCAAGCCGACTATCGGTGAATTCTCGACCGGATACTGACGAAATGACCCTATTGGAGCGGTTCGAACAGGGCGATATCCGGGCGCTCTCGCGCCTGGTTTCCTACGTTGAGAACCGGGGCGAGCGGTTTCAGGAACTGCTCGGACGACTGTATCCGCGAGCGGGGCGCTCCATTCGAATTGGGGTCACCGGGCCGCCCGGCGCCGGCAAGTCTACTCTGGTGAACGGACTCGCGCGGCTGTTTCTCGAACGGAAACAGAAAGTCGGGATCATTGCGGTCGATCCCACCTCGCCATTCACCGGCGGGGCACTGCTGGGCGACCGGGTCCGGATGAACGATTTTCCCACCGACGGCAGTGTTTATTTCCGCTCCATGGCCACCCGCGGCGCTACCGGTGGACTGGCCGCCGCAACCGATAACGTGGCGATTCTCTACGATGCTTTCGGGTTTGACGTTACGCTCATCGAGACCGTGGGGGTCGGCCAGGTAGAGCTGGATATCATCGACACCTGCGATGTGGTTATCGTGGTGATTGTGCCGGAGTCCGGCGACGCTGTCCAGATGCTGAAGGCGGGACTGATGGAGATCGCCGACATCTTCTGCCTGAACAAGGCCGACCGCCCCGGCGCGGAGCGGCTCGCCGCCGATCTACGCCGCACCCTCGAAACCCAGCAATGGGTGGCTCACTCGCGCCACAGAGCGGGCGCGATCAGCCCGCAGCGCCACACGCTGACAAGTCACGTCAACGACGGGAACCGCGTCACGCCGATTATTTCGACCGAGGCAATAAACAACCGGAATATCGACAAGCTCTTCGCGGCTGCGCTCGATCATATCGAGCAGAGCCGGCAGAGCGGCCTGTTCGACCAGAACCGGCGCCGCCGTCTCCGCAAGAAGATTCTGAACATTCTCATCCATCGTTTCCAGGGCGAGTTCATCAACGAACTCGCCACCGAGGCCGAACTCGACCGGGCAATCGAAAGCATACGCAACGGCCGGACTAACCCGTATCAGATCAGCGACCAGCTATACCGGCAATTCCTGAGCCGCTCGTAAGCGGATAACCGGCGGTGGGCACTGCCGGCCGCAAGAGTGGGTCGAACTTTTTTCGCAACCAGTGCTTCAGACTTTCGTCTACCTGTAAGGATGCACGCTTAGGCCCCTTGGGAAAGGCGGCATCATAACACACATCGCCGGCCTGCGCCGGCTACGGTTGGAGGAAGGCCGCGTGAAGACGC is a genomic window containing:
- a CDS encoding C4-type zinc ribbon domain-containing protein, with product MRNDLELLLKLQVIDYDLGELERSKDYLPDMMENLNREIQEAKQKVIDTASALDEARMTRKRLELEIKARESELQKYQQQMMSIKTNREYDALVAEIDNIKAAISNHETDLLKTMDLIDQLDKEGNLWREKEASIIENNQKQLQVLQEKMDSIGDKVSEKKGSRQEIVQSISTGVMATYERVRKGRGGRAVVVVKKKACSSCFKSLTPKKIQEIKRADHVYTCDYCGCLLYWDEEESP
- a CDS encoding 4-hydroxyphenylacetate 3-hydroxylase N-terminal domain-containing protein, giving the protein MALKTYQQYIDSLKKLRPIIYKFDELIEDVTVHPATRRTVEGHAWTFKAAHDDRLRDKVTTVSHLTGEPISRYLSIIQSPEDMYANSDMKRLMFHLTGTCTGGRCAGWSALNAMFVTTWEMDRDLGTDYHQRLLAWLRDAQARDITISGALTDAKGDRTKAPSQQADKDVFLHLVEKRPDGIVVRGAKLMICGVAAAQEIFILPGSAYKEEDADCAVSFVIPRDIKGLTIVETRHPSDTRDEEEGFDNPVREGGITQAFLLFEDVFVPRERVFMCGETKYTMAAVSYFIMPYRSAIGGCVAGQGDIKIGSALLTARTNGLADKVFREKVTRMVINNETTYAVGIAAAARGKKHPSGAWLCDPLLANVNKVHVATLPYETSVLAQDIAGGIAETGCMPSYKDFESQKYGHLIKKYLTAKHSADSRARAARLVEWTTIGGGVPGCMHGGGSPDGAKLVINATAKLEEKVQIARKVAGIVEEIPDPGRK
- a CDS encoding SpoIIE family protein phosphatase — protein: MSVELNQSRVEKLLLEAARSFNTTLEYEELIEAALRLVMAAVGCEGAAIYRHDPDPRERRTRFMSYHNGHMITIGREPSAGVVGWILENREPVVINNAAEDPRLDQEMGRITGLPARSLLALPLIGRDKLIGVVEAVNKLHGEFDQTDLDMLSGLNHQIAVAIDNAYLYREAKREALEKSLLYEIGQKLSGKLSLQEVLAAILDSLKQVVKFESGGVFLCDERGLDLNAIYTVGYSAEASNTLHMKCDEGLVGAAATSGKEIIVDDVTADPRYVQAVATTRSEIAVPIKVDDRVIGVINLESNDHNAFDRRHISLIRAFAAQAGMSIERARMHERNLQAKQLQAQLEVARDTQRTFLPKRDPVVPGYDISGHNTSSGQVGGDYYDFIRIVDSHLGIAIADVSGKGMPAALIMASFRASLIAEIRNNYSIRTIGQKVNSLLCESLEPGMYVTAVYGVLDTNNHIFTFANFGHNPPLWFKKDGTVEPLVEGGVILGVNKQATFEERAFMIQPGEMVVMYTDGVTEVFDDTGREFGRAGLTEVVQKNRTRRSAEIADAIREAVYAYAGPKHIFDDITVVVIKRL
- the guaB gene encoding IMP dehydrogenase: MAELLPKTALAFDDILLVPAYSEVLPKDVDIAVEIAPGIKLNIPIISAAMDTVTEADLAIALARQGGIGVIHKNMSPERQAAEVDKVKRSESGMIVDPITLTPEKTVGDALQVMQKFSISGIPITKGERLVGILTNRDLRFIRDTSLPIADVMTHENLVTVPEGTDIETAKDILHKHRIEKVLIVDEQYRLKGMITVKDIMKKIQYPAAAKDDRGRLRVAAAVGIGGDSDIRAEALIAAGADLLVIDSSHGHSKGVLKMVEQLKKKSSVPVMAGNVATGPGVQALIAAGADCVKVGIGPGSICTTRVVTGAGMPQVSAILNGVEMAAKKGTPVIADGGIRYSGDITKALACGAHAVMIGSLLAGVEESPGETVLFEGRSFKMYRGMGSIGAMQKGSSDRYFQEHHLEAGKFVPEGVEGRVPYKGHLADLIYQLVGGLRAGMGLCGARNLAELRRDAQFVQITGAGLAESHPHSVPITKEAPNYRRIL
- the meaB gene encoding methylmalonyl Co-A mutase-associated GTPase MeaB: MTLLERFEQGDIRALSRLVSYVENRGERFQELLGRLYPRAGRSIRIGVTGPPGAGKSTLVNGLARLFLERKQKVGIIAVDPTSPFTGGALLGDRVRMNDFPTDGSVYFRSMATRGATGGLAAATDNVAILYDAFGFDVTLIETVGVGQVELDIIDTCDVVIVVIVPESGDAVQMLKAGLMEIADIFCLNKADRPGAERLAADLRRTLETQQWVAHSRHRAGAISPQRHTLTSHVNDGNRVTPIISTEAINNRNIDKLFAAALDHIEQSRQSGLFDQNRRRRLRKKILNILIHRFQGEFINELATEAELDRAIESIRNGRTNPYQISDQLYRQFLSRS
- the recJ gene encoding single-stranded-DNA-specific exonuclease RecJ; this translates as MSLVNKTTSPRWELVGSPDYKLVDRLVQETSLPRNIVKILVTRGLDTPETIHRFLEPSLSDLKDPFEMTGMEQGIDRVTGALYNNEKILIYGDYDVDGITATALLYLVLNKLGANADFYLPNRLTEGYGLSPDGIDLARQSGVTLLVTVDTGITAVAEIKYAASLGIDVVVTDHHEPANELPPALAIINPKQFACDYGGELSGVGVAYKFAQALYRRLGQDENELHEHLDLVALGTSADIVPLVDENRVLTKFGIKQIARTTKPGIKSLAFVSGLMGKEIGTGQVVFILAPRLNAIGRLGDARQAARLLATRDERLASDIARKLDSENRRRKEIDEQTLQEALAQMEDTVDLEHDKAIVLAAEGWHQGVIGIVASRLVERYHLPTVMIAISDGEGKGSARSIPGFHLCEALKQCEHLLMRYGGHKYAAGLSIKAENIPAFRERFKEVSGENLSKDDTTPKLNIDLEIELHDITDNFVSILEQFAPFGPQNMRPIFLTRNCEIVDTPYVVGSNHLKMQLGKDGAVVDVIGFGFGHMARELSHRGCLVDVVYALEFNTYRGITKVQMRLRDIKPTIGEFSTGY